The window GGCCCAGACACGGCCCCAGACACAGAAGAGCCCCCTCCTGGCAGCAAAACCGCAGGTAGGGGGCTTCTTCGGTCTGGGTTACTTCTTCTTGCCCTGGGTTTCGACCGCCCGCATTTTGGCCCTGATCAACGGGGCGTGCACCGCAACTGACCTGTGGTCGGTCGGTTGTTGGTGGTCGTTGTCTGTCGTTCCTTGTTGACCTCGGAGGTTCCAGACAGGTTCCGGCTTCCCGACTGCTCAGATATCTGTCTGAGCAGCCTGGTATGCCTCGTATTGAGTCCAGGCACGTTCGAGCGTCTCGATAGCCGCGTCGATGGCGCCGCGCTCTTCGAGGTAGTCAAGCTGGCCCTGCCTTCCCTTGCGTGAGGGCCAGTCGGGGTCAGCGGAGACGTCCCGCGCGAGATCCCCTATGGCATTGCGCTGATCGGCGTGGGTCTTCGACCATGCGGTGAAGCTCTTCGGCTTGGGCATATCAGCATCCTTCCGCCGCCGTGTCTGGGCTAACCCACGGGCCTGGTCCGCTTGTCGCTTGTCTTGTCGCTTGTCGGCTCGCAGGTCAAAGCCCGTTCCGGGCCATCCCGCAGTGCGGCCCTCTCTCTTCACGACAAGCGACAAGACAAGCGACAAGGGCATCAGCGGTGCCGGCGCGCCCGGCGGAGGAAGGGCAAGAACGAACGGCCTACGGCCGCGCGTCCCTTGGCAGCTCGCTGCGCTCGCGCGACGACCGCCGCCAGGGCAAAGGCCGTGGCGCTTCTCAGGGCGCCTAGACCCCAATCGGGCGGGATGGCGACCCGGCGTAATGACCGCGCGCACAAGCAAGAGGAGCACGCCCCGCCCGGTGGTGCTCCTCTTGCTTGTGGACGCGAGGGCGGCAATCCAGGGGGCGGCCGACTCGCCCCCCGCCTGGAATGCCGTCCTGGGGACCCTCCAAGCGGCGGACGGCAGGCTTGGGTGAGCGTCGTCGGGCCTGTTCCGTTCTGCGCGGCTCACCTCGGCTCTTCAGTAGGGGACGGTCGTTCGTGCCGCGCCCCCTGAAGAGCCATCCTTCACTCTCTTACTAGAGAGTTGAGGGAAGATAGCGTCCGCAGCGTCCGCCGGCCATCACTCGTCCCGTCTGACCTGCACTGTTCCTGTGGACGCTGAACAAAATGTTTAGCGTCCGCTAGTGTCCGCAGCGTCCGGTCACCCTCTGCCACTAGGAGCATGTTTCTGCAGGTCAGGGCCGCTCTTAAAAGAGGGAGGGGTGCGGACGCTGCGGACACTGAGCACTCCGGAATGCCGAAGAGACCACCCCTGGCGGACGGGGGTGGTCTCTTCGTCTGTCGCAACGAACTCGCCGGGAGCGCGCGACGGTGCTCGGGAGCTCCGACGGCCGTCGCGCGCGAGCGCAGCGAGCTGCCAAGGGTCGTGCGGCCGTAGGCCGTTCCTTCTATTGCTGGGGCAGAAAGCCGGGCGCCGCCTGTCCCAGCTCGTGCAAGTGAGCGAGGTAGCCCTGAGCGGCGGGCTCGGATGCGTACCGGCGCCGCACCTCGGCCGCCAACTCTCGACTCGTCATGATCAGCGATGGGACCGACCGGCGGTCCCCTTCGAGGGCGCGCTCCCCCATGATCAGTGCCTGCTCAAGGTCGCCCTCCCGCGCGGCTGTCACACCGAGCGTGACGCGTGCTTCCGCGTTGCGCATGGGTGAGCGCTCCATGCCGTCGAAGTCCGTCCCCGCCCGCAAAACTTCCTCGGCTAGCGTCCGGGCCAGCTTGTCCTCTCCGACCAGGCGGTAGCAGTCCATCGAGTAGAAGTCGAACTTCGCCGGGTCCACTACGAAGTGGTTGTCCAAGTTCTCTGGGTGCGGCATGCCTTCAAGCAGGTTGCGTCCCCTGTCGAGCGCCACCTCAACTCGCCGCCGGTCCCCGAGTCGGGCCCACGCCTTGGCCTCCTGCCCGGCAAGCTGCACGGCTACACCCTGATGCGCAGCCAGCTCGGTTCCGGCCTGCGCCGCCGCGATGACCCCGCGATAGTCCCCCGTGGTGAGCGCGAACCAGGCTCGCATCTCGTGCGCCCATCCGGCGATTTCCGCATGGTCCGCCTCGGTTGCCAGCGATAGCGCCGCCTGCCGCGTCGACTCGGCAGCGTGCCGGGCGCCCGTGTCGTACTCCACGCACCCGACAAGGAGCGCGAGCCAGCCGGACAGGGCTAGCACCTCGCGGTGCTGCGAGAGCGTGAGGCTCTTCGAGTGCAGCTCTACAACGCGACGCAACCACTGTCGCCCCTCGATGAGGAGTTGTTCGCTCGGCATGAACGGGTACTCCGAGCAGAGCCGGTCCGTAGTGATCCGCAGCGCATCAAGCGTGGCCGCGTCAACGTCGGACCGGTTGAGGCGGCTCACGATCTCCAGCGTCTCCATACCGCTCGCGGCCAGGATTTCCTTGTCCCCATCCCGACGCGCCGGCGCGGGAAAAAGCGCGTGCGTCACGGTGCCGAACACCGCCGCGATGAGCGGCCGATAGAACTCGTTGGGGATCTGTCCAGACTCCCACCGCTTCCACTGCCGGATCAGGCTGTCATCTGCGGGGAGCTCTTCCTTCGCGTGGGCCCGGAGAGCTTTCACCGCGTCTCGCTGGGACCATTCGCGAGCCGCCCGCTCGGCCGCGATGCGTCGCGCCCACGCGGGCCTGTCGTCGCTCATACGTCCTCCTCCGAGTGCCTACCCGCTGAGTCTTGCGCCTCGCCCCCGGGGACAGGGAAGGGGACACCGAGGTGACACCGGACATGTCCCCTGCTCACGCATCCGCCCCCTCAGTGTCACTTACGCCACACGCTCCGTTCCTCGCATGCTGGTTGCAGATCACGCACCACCCACGGTGGAGCGCTCTTCGAGTGCTTCCACCCGTTCAGTCAACGCCTGAATCAGGGAGCGGATTTCATTGATCTCGTCGCGCACGTCGTTTTGCGGAGCGGTCCCGTCACCGACGAAGTTACCGAGGTTCCCGGCCGATACGACTAGGCCCTCGGACCGGAGCATGGCCAGCCCGTTTTGGATGGTCTGGCTCGCGTACCCGAAGCGGTCGATCAGCTCTCGCTGTGACGGGAGCTTGTCACCGGGCTTCATCCGCTTGATGTCCTCGCGCAGCGCGTCCGCGACCTGCACCGCTTTGGGCTTGGGCCCTCCTGTGACAGTCATGCCCTGAGCGTACCCACCACAGCGAACTAGTGCACACCACTCCACGGGGGTTGTGCACCACAGCAGACTAGTGCAAGCTAGTCATCGAGCGGGCGCTCCCAGCAGGGAGCGATTTCCGCGAAAAGTCCTGGTCACGCCAGGAAAAGCAAGGAGCGGCCTCCACCGCCAAGCAGATAGCCGCTCCCTGACCCTCAAGGGGTACATCCATCATGCCTGGAACTGTCACGGAACGCGGCGCAGCGCAGGTCGCAGCTCTTTCTGAGGCTGACAAGGAGCGGTGGGGGAGGCTGTTTGAGCAGTACCACCCCTGGGTGGTCCGGCGGCTGAGCGCTCGCCTGTCGGATCACGCGCTGGCGGAGGACATCGCCAGCGAGGTGTTCATTCGACTGGGCAAGTCCCTCCCCACCTTGGACCCGGCCCGCGACGACCGCCTGTACGCGTGGCTGGCCACCATCTCCCGGGGCCTGGTCGTCGACCACTGGAGGTACGCCCGGGTCCGGTGCGAGGAGCTGAGCCGATCGGCCGACGACACCGACGGGGCGCCTTCCATGCCCGAGGCGGTTGCCACGGACGCGCTGTCGTGCCCGGAGGAGACGGTCGTGCAGTACGCGGAGGTTCGCCGCCTGCTCCACCTGCTGCCGGCGAGTGAGCGTCAGGCGCTCACTCTGCACGCGCTTGACGGGCTCTCGACCGTGGAAGCGGCGGCGGTGATGGGTGTGAGCCGGAGGACCGTGCTCAACCGGCTGCACGCGGCCATGGCTG of the Streptomyces sp. 1222.5 genome contains:
- a CDS encoding RNA polymerase sigma factor, which codes for MPGTVTERGAAQVAALSEADKERWGRLFEQYHPWVVRRLSARLSDHALAEDIASEVFIRLGKSLPTLDPARDDRLYAWLATISRGLVVDHWRYARVRCEELSRSADDTDGAPSMPEAVATDALSCPEETVVQYAEVRRLLHLLPASERQALTLHALDGLSTVEAAAVMGVSRRTVLNRLHAAMAVLRPVMQEGPAELWEDVARRAALCEASTGRAFTSADLVERHKVAVPQSPAKWRTLFSELRKEGVIRQAGPGKNRMTAWVGVSVSGQTVASDRMAVAA
- a CDS encoding YozE family protein, with the translated sequence MPKPKSFTAWSKTHADQRNAIGDLARDVSADPDWPSRKGRQGQLDYLEERGAIDAAIETLERAWTQYEAYQAAQTDI
- a CDS encoding winged helix-turn-helix domain-containing protein; the encoded protein is MTVTGGPKPKAVQVADALREDIKRMKPGDKLPSQRELIDRFGYASQTIQNGLAMLRSEGLVVSAGNLGNFVGDGTAPQNDVRDEINEIRSLIQALTERVEALEERSTVGGA